The Candidatus Eisenbacteria bacterium sequence CGTGAGGTGCGCATCAGCGAGGAGGTCCAAGTTCTGTAGAGCGTTTGCCCAAGAAGAATTTGATCCACACAGGACACGGCGGTGCGGTGCCGCAGCGGAAAGCCGCATCGAGGATGTCAGCCTGCGGCGCTTGTTGTGGTGCGGGAGACCGGCCTGATGTGGGCGAACATGCTGCGGGCGTTCCAGGTTGGGAACGCTCTTACGAGCGACGGGGAGCCGTCGAGTTGGATGCGGCCGTCGCGGGTGGCTTGGGCCCAGGTGAGGTGGCCGGCGTGCCATTTGACGAACGCTTCGGCTTCCGCCGTGATGTAGAGATCCTCGTCGAGGCCGGGGTACGTCTTGCAGATCTCGGTGTCTCCGAGCTCGATGAGAAGCCAGTAGCGCTCACGCCGCGGGCGACCGGTGAAGTCGAAGCGGATGACGACGCGTCGATCCGGGAGCCGGTCTCGGCGGAGCGCGTTGCACATCGACCACAGGGCCACAAAGGGGTCGAGGTTCTCAGGGGCGATCTCGAGCCAACGCGCACCCCACTCGCCGAGCGACTGGCAGACCTTGAAGAGGTCGTGGCCCGCAGACGTGAGCTCGTAGTGGTGCCCGCGCCCCTTAGCCTTGGGTGCCGACTTGACGACACCGAGCCGTTCGAGCTGTGCGAGCCGCTGTGAGAGTAACGTTCGGGAGAGTCCGGGCGCGCCCTCGAGGATCTCGCTGAAGCTTCCGCAGCCAAGGTATAGGTTGCGGATGATGAGAGGTGTCCAGCGCTCAGCGAAGATCTCGGCGCCGCGAGCGATGGGGCAGTACTGACCGTACGTCCTCACGACGCCAATGTTCCACACTCGCCTTCGATTGTGAAGTCCAGATTCTTGACTTTACGGCCGCGGTCCGTGGTGGTCCGATGGAGCTGTCGAGAGAGGAGGACACCATGACGACACCGACA is a genomic window containing:
- a CDS encoding helix-turn-helix domain-containing protein → MRTYGQYCPIARGAEIFAERWTPLIIRNLYLGCGSFSEILEGAPGLSRTLLSQRLAQLERLGVVKSAPKAKGRGHHYELTSAGHDLFKVCQSLGEWGARWLEIAPENLDPFVALWSMCNALRRDRLPDRRVVIRFDFTGRPRRERYWLLIELGDTEICKTYPGLDEDLYITAEAEAFVKWHAGHLTWAQATRDGRIQLDGSPSLVRAFPTWNARSMFAHIRPVSRTTTSAAG